The region TAGATTGAAGACTGCAGATTGGAGATTGCAGATTTGCCGGAGCCTGATGCTTGAAGCTTGCGGCTTGAGGAGGAGTCGGGAAGGGAGGAGGGAGGAGAGAGGAGGTCAGAAATGCGGCCCATGTCGCGGAGCGGGACCCAGAGGTCGACTGCGGGGAACTTCTTCTTGAGGCTCTCGCCGTAGCGCTCTACCAGGCAGCCGGCCACGACCACCGTCGGATACCCGGATGAGCGACCAACCACGGATGAACACGGATTGACACAGATGGTCTTGTCGGAAACATCTGCCCTGTTATCCGTGTCAATCGGTGGTTCTCTCTGCCCGTTTGGGGGCTCGGAGCTTCCTTGCTTGAGCTTGAGCGCTTCTCGAATGGCGGCTTCGGATTCGCGGACGGCGGATTGGAGAAAGGCGCAGGTGGTGATAACGACGAGGTCAGCGGAGCGCGGTTCAGTTGTAAGGGTGTAGCCGGCTTCGGTCAGCGAGCCGAGGACGTGCTCGGAGTCAACCTGGTTCTTGGGACAACCGAGGAAGACGAGGCACGCAGAGCCGGAATTCCGAATGCCCAATTACTAATTCCTAATCAATGACCGACGCTGAAGGGAGCACGTGCTCCTCGCCCGTGACATTCCTGAGTTCGTTGGTCATTAGGAATTGGCAATTGGTCATTCCTCAACCTTGCCTTCGACCCGCATCATCTTGCCGGTGGCTTCAGCCACGAGCTCACCCGATTCATCGAGCAGCCTGGCCTCAGTGAACAGGAGTTTGCCCTTTTCGCCGGTGACGCGGCCGACGCCTCTGAGCGGGCTACCGGTTTTGACCGGCCTGCGGTAGCGTACCGTCATCTCTGCAGTGACGCAGTTGCGGCCGGCATTGGTGCAGGCCCAGGCAAGGAGTTCGTCGAGGATGGTCGCGACGATGCCGCCGTGGGCGATGCCCTGCCAGCCGGCAAAGTGCTCGGGAAGAACGTAGTCGAGTTCAACGCCGTCGGGTGTCTTCTTGACGACGAGCTGCAGGCCCCGCGGGTTGTCTTTGCCGCAGGCGAAGCAGCGGCCGGAATCCTTAAGCACCGAGGAGAATTACCGAACGTCCAATACCTAATTCCTAATGAGAAGTGAGCGGCTTCAGCATACGAGAGCGGTCATTGGGAATTGGCAATTGGGAATTGGTTATTTCTCAACGGTTACGCCTTTGGGCGGTTTGAACTTGAAGAGCGCCGGGTCGAGCTTGGGATTCCAGTCCTGATTGTAGAAGCTGAAGTGGAGCTTCTGGCCCATCCCGTCGCGGAATGAGAAACCGTCTATCTGGGTGCCGGTTTCGTTCAGTTCGAGCACGAGATCGCCCATGGCCGACATATCGCCATCCGGGCAGACCTTCACGACATATATGCCGGAGGAGTCCTTGGCGACCTCGACCGTAGAAGTGGAGTCGAGAATCGGCTCGAGAAAGGCCATGATCGGCGCGACGCCCCCAGGCGGTCGTTTTATCGCGCGCCCGAACTCGGGAAGATACGCCCACACGTTGACGCCGTCCGAAACGAAGAGCTGCTTCTGACCCTCGGTGACCTCCAGGCGGTAGCGGTCAGGTAGTGAGATGGCGAACCTGCCTTCGAACTGGGTGCAGGTACCCTCCTTCTCGCTGCAGATGTTCTCGGTGAAGAGGCCGGATAGAGTCTTGAGTCCAAGGTAGGTAGAGCGCAGGTTCACCCAGATGGGATGGTCGGACGCTGCCGCCAGACAGAGGCAGCAGACGAGAAGGAGAGTAATTCGTCGCATGTACTAGGATATTCTCCGGTACGGCGAAGTCAAACCCGACACCGGCGGCGGTGAAGTCACGCATGAGATACAACCGAGGGACGCCGCGTATTCTTGACGCTTGCGGTTTTTGGGCTATATTTCACTGCCCGCGGCGGCAGCTGCCGGCGTGGACACGCCGACATAGCTCAGTTGGCAGAGCAGTGGTTTTGTAAACCACAGGTCGGGGGTTCGAATCCCTCTGTCGGCTGACTATTGTCTCGTTCGCGGACGGGTACCCGAGTGGTCAAAGGGGGCAGACTGTAAATCTGCTGGCAATTGCCTACGGAGGTTCAAATCCTTCCCCGTCCATACTGACCGAATCGGTTCTTGCTGCACCGGTTCGGCGGTTCTCCGCACCCCAGTTGGCTGCGGATGTCTGACAATCGTCGGTCCGTCTGTGCGGTTTTCTAGCGCGGGCGTGGTGTAGTGGTAGCACAACAGCCTTCCAAGCTGTTTGCGTGGGTTCGACTCCCATCGCCCGCTCTGCCGGACAGACGTCAAGACCGGGGCAGCTTTTGCCGCTGTCGAAGCACTGCGGTAAAGTTGCTTGGCACAAAAGGTTAGGCCCGGAGCGTAACGCACTCACCGGGCTGATAAACTGAGCGCCAGGACGGCCGCCGCGGCCGTCGGGCGGCGTTCGCATTTAGTTATTGACACGGCGTAGGTTATCCATATAATACCCTGCACCGGTCTCGCCCATGTAGCTCAGTCGGTAGAGCACTTCCTTGGTAAGGAAGAGGTCGCCGGTTCAATTCCGGCCGTGGGCTCATTGTTGTCTAGCCTTGAAGAGGCTATAGTTCACTGAGAACCAGCAGCTAAGTCCGACAGGAGGAACGGCCAAATGGCGAAGGAAAAATTTTCGCGAACCAAGCCGCACGTCAACGTCGGCACCATTGGTCACGTTGACCACGGAAAGACGACGCTGACAGCGGCGATCACCAGGGTCCTGGAGAAGAAGGGCCTGGCGAAGTACAAGAGCTACGATGACATCGCGAAGGCCTCGGAGTCGCAGGGCCGCCGCGATGACACCAAGATCCTGACCATCGCGGTCGCGCACGTCGAGTACGAGTCGGACAAGCGGCACTACGCACACATCGACTGCCCGGGCCACGCCGACTACATCAAGAACATGATCACCGGCGCGGCACAGATGGACGGCGCCATCCTGGTGGTTTCGGCCGCTGACGGCCCGATGCCGCAGACGACCGAGCACGTGCTGCTGGCCACTCAGGTGAACGTCCCGGCGATGGTCGTGTTCCTCAACAAGGTAGACCTCGTCGACGACCCGGACCTGATTGACCTGGTGGAGCTGGAAATCCGTGACATCCTCACCAAGTACGGATTCCCCGGCGACAAGACACCGATTATCCGGGGCAGTGCGATCAAGGCGATAAGCGCTGATGAAGGACCGGACTTCGATGCCATTCTCAAGCTGGTCGAGGCCCTCGATTCGTTCATACCGGAACCGGTGCGAATCACCGACAAGCCCTTCCTCATGCCGATCGAGGACATCTTCTCGATCACCGGACGCGGTACGGTCGTGACCGGTCGAGTTGACCGGGGCCTGCTCAAGGCCGGCGAGGAAGTGGAAATCCTCGGTTTCGGGAAGCACGACAAGGTCGTCGTGACGAGCGTGGAGATGTTCCGCAAGATCCTCGAAGACGCGCGGGCCGGCGACAACGTCGGGCTGCTGCTGCGGGGTGTTGCCAAGGAAGACGTTGAGCGCGGCATGGTCATCGCCAAGCCCGGTTCCATCAAGCCGCACAAGAAGTTCAAGGGCGAGGTGTACATTTTGACCAAGGAGGAGGGCGGACGTCACACTCCGTTCTTCCCCGGTTACCGGCCGCAGTTCTACATCCGGACCACCGACGTCACCGGTAGCTGCACGCTGCCTGCGGGCGTCGAAATGGTGATGCCGGGCGACCACGTGACCATGGACATCGAGCTCATCAGCGAAGTGGCGCTGGAGCAGAACTCCAAGTTCGCCATCCGTGAGGGCGGCCGCACGGTCGGCGCCGGCACGGTCATCCAGATAGTCGAGTAACCGGGCGAGATGCGCAACTTCGTCACACTGGCGTGCCCCGAGTGCAAGAACCGGAACTATCACACGACGAAGAACAAGAAGAAGACCGAGCGCTTCGAAGCGAAGAAGTTCTGTCCTTCGTGCCGGAAGCACACGATGCACAAGGAGGTCAAATAGGCCAGTAGCTCTAACGGCAGAGCGGCGGACTCCAAATCCGTAGGTTGGGGGTTCAAATCCCTCCTGGCCTGTAGATTAACATGAAAGACCTTATCAAGCGGGTAAGAAACTACCTGGCCGATGTCTGGGCCGAGATGAAGAAGGTGTCGTGGGTGCAGCGTAAGGAGCTGCTGACCACGACGCTGGTGGTTATCCTCTTCTCGACCGTGCTGGCCCTCTTCATCGGCGTGGTCGACTTCGTTTTCTCGCGGCTTCTGGGGATAGTCCTCAGGTAGCCGGCCGGCTGAACATGAAGTTCTACGTCGTCCACACCTACACCGGCCGTGAGAAGCGGGTGAAGGAACTGCTGGAGAAGGCGATCGAACGCCTGAACCAGCCCGGCCTTTTCGGCCGCGTCATAATGCCGGCTGAGAAGGTCGCACGGGTGCGGAAGTCGAAGATTGTCGCCGAGGAGCGACGATTGTATCCGGGATACATCGTGGTGGAGATGGAACTGAATGAACAGACGCTGTCGCTCATTACGTCCATTCCCGGAGTTACCCACCTGCTGGGGACGAAGTTGGAGCCCATGGCCTTGTCCGAGGAGGAAGTGACGGCCATGCTCGAGCAGATCGAGCGGGGACGCGACCAGGCCGAGCCCGAGGCCCCGTTTGAGAAGGGTGAGAATGTCAAAGTGGCCAAAGGACCGTTCGCCGGGTTCACAGGAACGGTCGATGAGCTCTTCGCCGAACGCCGACGGGTGAAGGTCATCGTCACGATTTTCGGTCGGCCCACACCGATTGATCTGGACTTCCTTGACGTCCAGCCAATCTGAGTTTAGGAGGAGCGAGTAATGGTTAAGAAGGTTGCGGCGGTCGTGAGACTCCAGATCCCGGCCGGCCAGGCAACCGCGGCACCGCCGGTCGGCCCGGCCCTGGGCCAGCACGGAGTGAACATTGCGGAGTTCATCAAGTCCTTCAATGAGGCAACCCGCAAGGAGACTCCCGGCATGGTGATCCCGGTCGTCCTGACCGTCTACTCGGATCGGAAGTTCACGTTCGTCACCAAGACCCCACCCGCGTCCGTACTCCTAAAGCAGGCGGCCGGCCTGGCCAAAGGCTCGGGAGAGCCCAACCGGGCGACGGTCGGCACGGTCAGCCGCAAGGCGGTCCGGGAGATTGCGGAACGGAAGATGCGTGACTTGAACGCGGCGGACGTCGAAGCCGCCATGAAGATTATCGAAGGCACGGCCCGCGCTATGGGCATGAAGGTGGCGGAATCATGAGGCGGCACAGCAAGCGGTTCCGTTCGCTGACCGAGAAACTTGAGCACCAGCAGCTACATCCACTGACCGAGGCGGTACAGTTGGTCAAGGAGAAGGCCACAGCCAAGTTTGACGAATCGGTCGACATCGCCATCAAGCTGGGGATCGACCCGAAGAAGACCGACCAGCTCGTTTCGGGCACGGTCTCCCTGCCCAACGGT is a window of candidate division WOR-3 bacterium DNA encoding:
- the tuf gene encoding elongation factor Tu, with amino-acid sequence MAKEKFSRTKPHVNVGTIGHVDHGKTTLTAAITRVLEKKGLAKYKSYDDIAKASESQGRRDDTKILTIAVAHVEYESDKRHYAHIDCPGHADYIKNMITGAAQMDGAILVVSAADGPMPQTTEHVLLATQVNVPAMVVFLNKVDLVDDPDLIDLVELEIRDILTKYGFPGDKTPIIRGSAIKAISADEGPDFDAILKLVEALDSFIPEPVRITDKPFLMPIEDIFSITGRGTVVTGRVDRGLLKAGEEVEILGFGKHDKVVVTSVEMFRKILEDARAGDNVGLLLRGVAKEDVERGMVIAKPGSIKPHKKFKGEVYILTKEEGGRHTPFFPGYRPQFYIRTTDVTGSCTLPAGVEMVMPGDHVTMDIELISEVALEQNSKFAIREGGRTVGAGTVIQIVE
- a CDS encoding PaaI family thioesterase, whose protein sequence is MLKDSGRCFACGKDNPRGLQLVVKKTPDGVELDYVLPEHFAGWQGIAHGGIVATILDELLAWACTNAGRNCVTAEMTVRYRRPVKTGSPLRGVGRVTGEKGKLLFTEARLLDESGELVAEATGKMMRVEGKVEE
- the rplK gene encoding 50S ribosomal protein L11, with protein sequence MVKKVAAVVRLQIPAGQATAAPPVGPALGQHGVNIAEFIKSFNEATRKETPGMVIPVVLTVYSDRKFTFVTKTPPASVLLKQAAGLAKGSGEPNRATVGTVSRKAVREIAERKMRDLNAADVEAAMKIIEGTARAMGMKVAES
- a CDS encoding outer membrane lipoprotein carrier protein LolA, with the translated sequence MRRITLLLVCCLCLAAASDHPIWVNLRSTYLGLKTLSGLFTENICSEKEGTCTQFEGRFAISLPDRYRLEVTEGQKQLFVSDGVNVWAYLPEFGRAIKRPPGGVAPIMAFLEPILDSTSTVEVAKDSSGIYVVKVCPDGDMSAMGDLVLELNETGTQIDGFSFRDGMGQKLHFSFYNQDWNPKLDPALFKFKPPKGVTVEK
- the rpmG gene encoding 50S ribosomal protein L33 yields the protein MRNFVTLACPECKNRNYHTTKNKKKTERFEAKKFCPSCRKHTMHKEVK
- the nusG gene encoding transcription termination/antitermination factor NusG codes for the protein MKFYVVHTYTGREKRVKELLEKAIERLNQPGLFGRVIMPAEKVARVRKSKIVAEERRLYPGYIVVEMELNEQTLSLITSIPGVTHLLGTKLEPMALSEEEVTAMLEQIERGRDQAEPEAPFEKGENVKVAKGPFAGFTGTVDELFAERRRVKVIVTIFGRPTPIDLDFLDVQPI
- the secE gene encoding preprotein translocase subunit SecE, with translation MKDLIKRVRNYLADVWAEMKKVSWVQRKELLTTTLVVILFSTVLALFIGVVDFVFSRLLGIVLR